From a region of the Butyrivibrio sp. AE3004 genome:
- a CDS encoding flagellin N-terminal helical domain-containing protein, with protein MQVNYNISAMIANNALVANDNKLAASIERLSSGLKIANAKDNPSGLAISRRMNAQIKSLGVAGGNSGDGISVIQTADGTLSEVHDILQRMSELAIQAANGTNSKTDLSIIQDEIGQLKEEITRISEATEFNGQVLLDGTFDLRGYATIKGETDPEITVNSYSDVMDFGNYYIDGIYCEYDKETGKVTLLDEEGYKINTTRVDVHRITEAQGRKSDETYMYQADVTVDGDIVKIATRDGREIEIKINRDFYEKDENGKPKKKNDKLVGERISLDLTSKGAMTMQVGANEGQTLDIRIPKVTLTNLGIAYTDVSRTYEDDLNDFTTYIKSNTYIDDADKMEILGLTYYEWEENDWENGKININKDIKDEYGYSFLNAEDGRKIVEAYRKVKEGKETERNFDAEEAAEIAAIDPQNVLDVDTEKEAIHAKYEALRNGPDPLKKKGVSDIIDAARERTIVAPHSGADQAIEDIGTAIQKVSDIRSRLGAYQNRLEHTVNNINVTSENMTAAYSRIMDVDMAEEMTVYTTQQVLSQAGTSMLAQANERPQQVLQLLQ; from the coding sequence ATGCAGGTAAATTATAATATTTCAGCAATGATCGCTAACAATGCACTTGTAGCGAATGACAACAAGCTTGCAGCGTCAATTGAAAGATTATCAAGCGGCTTGAAAATTGCGAACGCTAAGGATAATCCTTCAGGACTTGCAATTTCAAGACGTATGAATGCTCAGATAAAAAGTCTGGGAGTCGCCGGTGGTAATTCAGGGGATGGAATCTCAGTCATTCAGACTGCAGACGGAACTTTGTCGGAAGTTCATGATATATTGCAGAGAATGAGCGAGTTGGCAATTCAGGCAGCCAATGGTACAAACAGTAAAACAGACCTCAGCATTATTCAGGATGAGATTGGCCAGCTCAAAGAAGAAATTACCAGGATTTCAGAAGCAACTGAGTTTAATGGACAGGTCCTCCTTGATGGAACTTTTGATTTAAGGGGATATGCAACAATCAAAGGAGAAACTGATCCCGAAATTACGGTCAATAGTTACAGTGATGTAATGGACTTTGGAAATTATTATATTGATGGCATCTATTGCGAATATGATAAAGAAACGGGGAAAGTGACTTTACTTGATGAAGAGGGCTATAAGATTAATACTACCAGGGTAGACGTTCATAGAATAACAGAAGCCCAAGGCCGCAAAAGCGATGAAACATATATGTATCAGGCAGATGTAACAGTTGATGGAGATATTGTCAAAATTGCCACCAGAGATGGCAGAGAGATTGAAATAAAGATCAATAGAGATTTTTATGAAAAAGATGAAAACGGTAAGCCTAAGAAAAAAAATGATAAACTTGTAGGAGAAAGAATTTCATTGGATCTTACAAGTAAAGGGGCCATGACTATGCAGGTTGGAGCTAATGAAGGCCAGACTCTGGATATCAGAATTCCTAAGGTTACCCTAACAAATCTTGGGATAGCATATACTGATGTGAGCAGGACCTACGAGGATGATCTTAATGATTTTACAACCTACATAAAGAGTAATACATATATTGATGATGCAGATAAAATGGAAATTCTCGGATTAACTTATTATGAATGGGAAGAAAATGATTGGGAAAACGGTAAAATAAATATAAACAAAGACATTAAGGATGAATACGGATATAGCTTTTTGAATGCAGAAGACGGAAGAAAAATAGTTGAAGCTTACAGGAAAGTGAAGGAAGGTAAAGAAACAGAGCGTAATTTTGATGCAGAAGAAGCAGCAGAGATAGCTGCTATCGATCCTCAAAATGTATTGGATGTCGATACAGAAAAAGAAGCAATTCATGCAAAATACGAAGCTCTTAGAAATGGGCCCGATCCACTTAAAAAGAAGGGAGTATCAGATATCATAGATGCTGCCAGGGAGCGAACAATAGTTGCTCCGCATTCCGGTGCTGATCAGGCTATTGAGGATATAGGAACTGCTATTCAAAAGGTATCTGATATCCGAAGCAGACTTGGAGCATACCAGAACAGATTGGAACACACTGTTAACAATATAAATGTGACAAGTGAAAATATGACGGCAGCTTATTCCAGAATAATGGATGTGGATATGGCTGAAGAAATGACAGTTTATACAACTCAGCAGGTTCTTTCTCAGGCGGGAACAAGTATGCTTGCACAAGCAAACGAGAGACCACAGCAGGTGTTACAGCTCCTTCAGTAA
- a CDS encoding type II secretion system F family protein — translation MNLNAYQSWKQRVLSLRVTAFDIPLIARNIFILSIIGKLFYGNFAASILMFPISIPWFVIQKERKQRKENHDLGIQFKDAMMSVMAAGKAGYSMENAFSEAIHDMRLLYGRSAPICRELQRIEQGIRNSISIEEMILELGKRSNNKDIEEFAGVFAVAKRSGGNMTDTIERCVDIIGKKMEVENEIDVLIAAKRMEAQIMQVVPFGIMVYVGLTNPGFFDSLYGNAFGIVIMTVCLIIYIAAYILIQKIVDIEI, via the coding sequence ATGAACTTGAATGCTTATCAAAGCTGGAAGCAGCGGGTCTTAAGCTTAAGAGTTACGGCATTTGATATACCGCTGATCGCAAGAAATATTTTTATATTATCTATTATCGGGAAATTATTTTATGGAAATTTCGCAGCATCAATTCTGATGTTTCCGATATCAATCCCCTGGTTTGTAATTCAAAAGGAAAGAAAACAAAGAAAAGAAAATCATGATCTTGGTATACAGTTTAAAGATGCAATGATGTCTGTCATGGCAGCAGGAAAAGCAGGATATTCAATGGAAAATGCGTTTTCGGAAGCAATACATGATATGCGTCTTCTTTATGGTAGAAGTGCACCTATATGCAGAGAACTTCAGAGAATAGAGCAGGGAATCAGAAACAGTATATCTATAGAAGAAATGATACTTGAACTTGGAAAACGCAGTAATAACAAGGATATTGAAGAATTTGCAGGAGTTTTTGCAGTGGCAAAAAGAAGCGGCGGCAATATGACAGATACTATCGAAAGGTGCGTGGATATCATAGGGAAAAAGATGGAAGTCGAAAACGAGATAGATGTACTTATTGCTGCTAAGCGTATGGAAGCGCAGATAATGCAGGTTGTCCCGTTTGGAATCATGGTATATGTTGGACTGACCAATCCGGGATTTTTTGATTCATTGTATGGAAATGCATTTGGAATAGTAATAATGACGGTATGCCTGATTATCTATATTGCAGCTTATATACTTATACAGAAAATTGTTGATATAGAGATATAA
- a CDS encoding prepilin peptidase: MMDFCEIINNKENTEMIFRILTLIIMILTSVYDIRDKKIPVSIPAELSILSIIHELYLWSINAFDIKEMLLSFMPGVILIAVCMISQQSVGLGDGLIVFAIGPVFGMLDLVLMIFIALVLSGIIGGILLVLKKVNGRSTLPFIPFLSTGMGVMCFAFL, from the coding sequence ATGATGGATTTTTGCGAAATAATCAATAATAAAGAAAACACGGAAATGATTTTCAGAATTTTGACATTGATCATTATGATACTTACTTCTGTATATGATATACGGGATAAAAAAATACCGGTGTCAATTCCTGCAGAACTTAGTATTTTATCAATAATTCATGAATTGTATTTATGGTCAATCAATGCATTTGATATAAAAGAGATGCTGTTATCTTTTATGCCGGGAGTTATACTGATTGCTGTCTGCATGATATCGCAACAAAGCGTGGGATTAGGGGACGGACTTATTGTTTTTGCAATTGGACCGGTATTTGGAATGCTGGATCTTGTGCTGATGATATTTATAGCGCTTGTATTATCGGGAATCATAGGAGGAATACTTCTTGTTTTGAAAAAAGTTAACGGGAGAAGTACCTTGCCGTTTATTCCATTTTTATCAACAGGAATGGGGGTGATGTGCTTTGCGTTCTTATAA
- a CDS encoding CpaF family protein, which produces MDFSKDVDDEEMLERIDRGILEYSRGKNLSLDEKLRLRKELFYSIRKLDVLQLLVDDPEITEIMVNGTDHIFVEKKGSLFRHEMKFESVQKLEDIIQQIVSKCNRVVNEASPIVDARLENGSRVNIVLPPVALNGPILTIRRFPDSPITMEKLIEFGALEEDLAEYLRTLVRAGYNIFISGGTGSGKTTFLNALSDSIPKDERVITIEDNAELQIKHVPNIVRMETRNANVEGCKPISIRDLIKSSLRMRPDRIVIGEVRGDECVDMLQAMNTGHISMSTGHANTAKDMLSRLETMFLMGMDLPLSAVRGQIASGIDIIVQLGRLRDKSRKVLEVCELTGRIQEMTGEIEIKTLFKFNETSTDDNGKIIGEWRCENELECLSKLEAAGLKLKSYGI; this is translated from the coding sequence ATGGATTTCTCAAAAGATGTTGACGACGAGGAAATGCTTGAACGCATAGACAGAGGTATTCTTGAATATAGCAGGGGTAAAAATCTCTCACTTGATGAAAAACTCAGACTAAGAAAGGAATTATTTTATTCAATCAGAAAGCTTGATGTGTTGCAGTTACTTGTTGATGATCCTGAGATAACAGAAATTATGGTGAATGGAACCGATCATATTTTTGTTGAAAAAAAGGGAAGTCTTTTTCGACATGAAATGAAATTTGAATCAGTACAAAAGTTAGAGGATATCATACAGCAGATAGTCAGTAAATGTAACAGAGTTGTCAATGAGGCATCTCCTATTGTGGATGCAAGACTTGAAAATGGGTCACGAGTTAATATCGTATTGCCACCCGTTGCACTTAACGGGCCAATACTGACAATAAGACGTTTCCCTGACAGTCCGATAACAATGGAGAAACTAATAGAGTTTGGTGCTTTAGAAGAAGATCTTGCAGAATATCTCCGGACACTTGTAAGAGCAGGTTACAATATTTTTATTTCAGGTGGAACGGGTTCCGGAAAAACAACCTTTTTAAATGCATTGTCCGACAGCATTCCTAAGGACGAACGTGTGATAACCATAGAAGATAATGCTGAGCTTCAAATAAAACATGTTCCGAACATAGTTCGTATGGAAACAAGAAATGCAAATGTCGAAGGTTGTAAGCCGATTTCAATAAGAGATCTGATTAAATCATCTCTTAGAATGAGGCCTGATCGAATTGTAATAGGTGAGGTCAGAGGAGATGAATGTGTGGATATGCTTCAGGCGATGAATACAGGGCATATATCCATGTCTACAGGCCATGCAAATACTGCAAAAGATATGTTATCGAGGCTTGAAACAATGTTCTTAATGGGAATGGATCTTCCGCTTTCGGCTGTAAGAGGACAAATAGCCTCTGGGATAGACATTATTGTTCAATTGGGAAGGTTAAGAGACAAATCAAGAAAAGTATTGGAAGTATGTGAATTAACAGGAAGGATACAAGAGATGACAGGTGAAATAGAAATCAAGACGCTATTTAAATTTAATGAAACATCAACTGATGATAATGGAAAAATCATCGGAGAATGGAGGTGCGAAAATGAACTTGAATGCTTATCAAAGCTGGAAGCAGCGGGTCTTAAGCTTAAGAGTTACGGCATTTGA
- a CDS encoding flagellar export chaperone FliS, translating to MKENEVPGMMQDKIQEYTRRITMANKTQMITILYEMVLEYISEAESSLARGDEKAFSEGLSRSMYCIDELIHSLNIKYELGKNLLGLYLFEKKQMIIAIAKKSSDELVHVKKTFSALHEAYVQLETMNDEEAVMTNVPKVYVGLTYGKGQLKESIADNILLRGYMA from the coding sequence ATGAAAGAAAATGAGGTTCCGGGTATGATGCAGGATAAGATACAAGAATATACACGCAGAATTACAATGGCAAATAAAACACAGATGATAACTATACTGTATGAAATGGTTCTTGAATATATAAGCGAAGCGGAAAGCAGCTTAGCAAGAGGTGATGAAAAGGCTTTTTCCGAGGGATTATCAAGATCTATGTATTGTATAGATGAACTAATTCATTCGCTGAATATCAAGTATGAGCTTGGAAAAAACCTTTTAGGTTTATATCTGTTTGAAAAAAAGCAGATGATCATAGCAATAGCAAAAAAGAGTAGTGACGAATTGGTACATGTAAAAAAGACCTTTAGCGCACTTCATGAAGCTTATGTACAGTTGGAAACCATGAATGATGAAGAAGCAGTAATGACAAATGTACCCAAGGTATACGTAGGACTAACATATGGGAAAGGACAGTTAAAAGAGAGTATTGCAGACAATATTTTATTAAGAGGTTATATGGCATAA
- a CDS encoding pilus assembly protein codes for MKNNNIKGKKMDYRLKEFIVFVNIKDMLLRVNRKRLSLAASVTVEAAIVLPIFLFFFVNLLALFDILKFQCDLECALHQTGRQIMADEVTLEIIAGKSTKEMMGGKVAGVVDAAYASKKVKTYLGEEYLEHSPISGGSSGLKFLETALYSGGDIIDIVAAYKVHPLFKIAAFTDFSQEGRFYGHAFTGYSINGDGWEDEAETEELVYITETGTVFHRSLNCTHLKLSVKKIAKSEVSAKRNLDGAKFYPCESCGKLAGKTVYITNYGNRYHSERTCKNIKRTIKTVKISEVGGKSACKECAG; via the coding sequence ATGAAAAACAACAATATAAAAGGTAAAAAAATGGATTATCGTCTGAAGGAATTCATAGTTTTTGTAAATATAAAGGATATGCTTCTTCGGGTAAACAGAAAAAGGCTGTCACTGGCTGCTTCTGTGACAGTGGAAGCGGCAATAGTACTTCCGATATTTTTATTCTTTTTTGTAAATCTTTTGGCACTTTTCGATATTCTAAAATTCCAATGTGATTTAGAATGTGCACTTCATCAAACAGGAAGACAGATAATGGCAGATGAAGTTACATTGGAAATCATTGCCGGAAAAAGTACAAAAGAAATGATGGGAGGAAAAGTAGCGGGGGTTGTGGATGCTGCATACGCCAGCAAAAAAGTAAAGACTTATCTGGGAGAAGAGTATCTTGAACATAGTCCAATAAGTGGAGGTTCTTCAGGACTTAAATTTTTGGAAACGGCTTTATATTCCGGAGGAGACATAATTGATATTGTGGCAGCATACAAAGTTCATCCTTTGTTTAAAATTGCTGCATTTACTGATTTTTCACAGGAAGGGAGATTTTATGGACATGCATTTACAGGATACAGCATAAATGGCGATGGATGGGAAGATGAGGCTGAAACAGAAGAACTTGTATATATAACGGAAACAGGAACGGTATTCCACAGGAGTCTTAACTGTACACATCTTAAACTTTCCGTGAAAAAGATTGCAAAGTCGGAGGTTTCTGCTAAACGAAATTTGGACGGAGCAAAATTCTATCCCTGTGAGAGTTGCGGCAAACTAGCAGGGAAAACAGTCTATATAACAAATTACGGAAACCGATATCACAGCGAGCGAACCTGTAAGAATATAAAAAGAACAATAAAGACGGTGAAAATATCAGAAGTAGGCGGAAAAAGCGCTTGTAAGGAATGCGCAGGTTAA
- a CDS encoding prepilin peptidase, which translates to MTIPILYCLVTGSAITDILKNKIYNLWMMSGLICGIAVNLLDHNHGTSFSNVVMKLLIAISILTPIYFVKGIGGGDLKLLIIISMFISVAEHIWIIIISLILGAIFGLMKAVLRKDIHQTVCFAVPIMISTILVTGKSVLLCI; encoded by the coding sequence ATGACAATTCCGATTTTATATTGTCTGGTTACCGGATCAGCAATTACGGATATTTTAAAAAATAAAATTTATAACTTATGGATGATGTCGGGGCTTATATGCGGTATTGCAGTTAACCTTCTGGATCATAATCATGGTACTTCTTTTAGTAATGTGGTAATGAAATTACTAATTGCTATTTCAATACTTACACCAATCTATTTTGTAAAAGGAATAGGAGGTGGAGATCTTAAATTGCTAATTATTATTTCAATGTTTATTTCAGTTGCAGAACATATATGGATTATTATCATTTCACTAATACTTGGAGCAATCTTCGGATTAATGAAGGCTGTTTTGAGAAAAGATATTCATCAGACGGTATGCTTTGCAGTTCCGATAATGATAAGTACCATTTTGGTAACAGGAAAAAGCGTTCTTTTATGTATTTAG
- a CDS encoding DUF5702 domain-containing protein: MRLKLQADAYMTVYLSLSMTIIMSLILALLQSARISAVKMKTELTVDIAMNSVLGEYNRELFRKYGLLFIDTSYGNENSSVMNTREHLSNYFSKNFEITPIGKLTQRSTLIPAKLSNVDITGYSLASDGKGAVLRRQIQSYMEGAAIDSVIGKIQDNAEKLQNAGLDKDDVENMANSNLQEMSKAHNADLDGDGTAEPYYVDNPAGAVTAQKGIGILPLAAPDLDAISDAAVDSSVYASKRKLKTGTGLDESEKTGIGSDVLLEKYIFEKCGCYGMEKANSKLKYELEYIYAGKDSDYANLEKVAEKLFLWREASNFAYIINDADKMAEADALALTASVLLILPELQEVIKMAIVFAWTFAESISDLRILLTGGKVPIIKSAEDWNLSLENMLEFREHLVNGGGSGLSYEDYLKILILLEKKGKKTLRLMDIIEMNIRGTKGNSNFKIDNCIDILSAEFSVNSVYNSKITIERTYGYEMFD, translated from the coding sequence ATGCGGCTAAAATTACAGGCTGATGCGTATATGACCGTATATCTGTCATTGTCGATGACAATAATAATGTCACTTATTCTTGCACTTCTACAGAGCGCAAGGATAAGTGCAGTAAAAATGAAAACGGAGCTTACGGTAGATATTGCTATGAACTCGGTACTTGGAGAGTACAACAGAGAGCTGTTTAGAAAATATGGACTTTTATTTATTGATACTTCATATGGAAATGAAAATAGCTCGGTAATGAATACAAGAGAACATCTTTCGAATTACTTTTCAAAAAACTTTGAAATTACTCCTATAGGTAAGCTGACACAAAGAAGTACTCTTATTCCTGCAAAACTTTCAAATGTAGATATTACGGGGTATTCATTGGCATCCGACGGGAAAGGAGCTGTTTTAAGGAGACAAATACAATCATATATGGAAGGAGCAGCTATAGACTCAGTAATAGGAAAAATACAGGACAACGCAGAAAAACTACAGAATGCCGGATTGGACAAGGACGATGTAGAAAATATGGCTAACAGCAATTTGCAGGAGATGTCAAAAGCACATAATGCGGACCTGGATGGTGACGGTACTGCTGAACCATATTATGTGGATAACCCCGCAGGAGCAGTGACTGCTCAAAAAGGAATAGGGATACTTCCATTGGCAGCTCCGGATTTGGATGCTATATCTGATGCTGCTGTTGATTCTTCTGTTTATGCATCGAAGAGAAAACTTAAAACAGGAACCGGATTGGACGAATCTGAGAAAACCGGAATCGGATCCGATGTTTTATTGGAAAAATATATTTTTGAAAAATGCGGATGCTATGGAATGGAAAAAGCAAATTCCAAATTAAAATATGAGCTTGAGTATATATATGCGGGAAAAGACAGTGACTACGCAAATTTGGAAAAAGTAGCGGAAAAGCTGTTTCTCTGGAGAGAAGCGTCAAATTTTGCATATATTATCAACGATGCAGATAAAATGGCGGAAGCAGATGCTTTGGCACTTACTGCATCAGTACTGTTAATACTTCCAGAACTTCAGGAAGTAATAAAGATGGCAATTGTTTTTGCGTGGACATTTGCAGAAAGCATATCTGATCTTAGGATCCTTTTGACCGGAGGAAAAGTGCCTATTATAAAATCAGCAGAAGATTGGAATCTTTCGTTGGAAAACATGCTTGAATTCAGAGAGCATTTAGTAAACGGTGGAGGATCAGGACTTAGTTATGAGGACTATCTAAAAATACTTATTCTTTTAGAAAAGAAGGGAAAGAAAACCTTAAGACTTATGGACATTATTGAAATGAACATAAGAGGAACCAAAGGGAACAGTAATTTTAAGATTGATAACTGCATAGATATTTTAAGTGCAGAATTTAGTGTAAACAGTGTTTATAACAGTAAAATAACGATAGAGCGCACATATGGCTATGAAATGTTTGACTGA
- a CDS encoding immunoglobulin-like domain-containing protein, with amino-acid sequence MKYLIVLYLIIPFFMLIMTFVSINEEIPEELSKDEGLEKIFHKISVYIYRNFLGNNKIFLRSPGRRHVRDNLQKLDSEADIGRKLAIYFIKKISTMLVLSFVGSLLALLSYFVAVRNYSLNTNGEIVRNDFGEGEKQAKLTAIDETGEAIGDYDLTINEMEYSKHETERLYKGLLEKLPETMLQNNEDFKHVNSTLNLPMAVDGYPFNISWESDNIDVLHSDGKVENNDIKFKETSVILTAKITYKDYKWEHIFNIIITPREFSENEAVYQEVENMLKEKEETSRRKDRFELPKEAGGNTLTWKEKIDESSLIILLISLTVSASVFALGDKDLMKQVEERKKQMILEYPNFVSRLVLYMGSGMSVRGVLTKFSVEYKKHVREGGKRSFLYEEICKSCNEIQSGVPEIQVYERLGARCGSQQYARLVTLLSQNLKKGNSEMMLLLREESDKATMERMSYARKLGEEAGTKLLVPMVMMLFIVMVVIMVPAYLSF; translated from the coding sequence ATGAAATATCTAATTGTACTTTACCTGATAATACCATTTTTTATGCTTATTATGACATTTGTGTCAATTAATGAAGAAATACCGGAGGAATTGTCAAAGGATGAGGGGCTTGAAAAAATTTTCCATAAAATCTCCGTGTATATATATAGGAATTTTCTTGGAAACAACAAGATTTTTTTAAGATCGCCCGGCAGGAGGCATGTACGTGATAACCTGCAAAAGCTTGATTCTGAAGCAGATATAGGCAGAAAGCTGGCAATATACTTCATAAAAAAGATTAGTACAATGCTTGTTCTTTCTTTTGTGGGATCATTACTTGCACTTCTTTCATATTTTGTAGCAGTAAGAAATTATTCCCTTAATACTAATGGAGAGATTGTGAGGAATGATTTTGGCGAAGGCGAAAAACAGGCAAAATTGACAGCTATAGATGAAACAGGAGAAGCCATCGGTGATTACGACCTTACTATCAATGAGATGGAATATTCAAAGCATGAAACAGAACGGTTATACAAAGGATTACTTGAAAAATTGCCGGAAACAATGCTTCAAAATAACGAAGATTTTAAGCACGTTAATAGTACACTAAATCTTCCCATGGCTGTTGATGGATATCCCTTTAACATATCATGGGAGTCAGATAATATAGACGTTTTACATTCAGACGGAAAAGTTGAAAACAATGACATTAAATTTAAAGAAACTTCAGTGATACTTACAGCGAAAATCACCTATAAGGACTATAAATGGGAGCATATTTTTAACATTATTATAACGCCCAGAGAGTTTTCAGAGAATGAAGCAGTGTATCAGGAAGTTGAAAATATGCTTAAAGAAAAGGAAGAGACATCAAGGAGAAAGGACAGATTTGAGCTTCCTAAAGAGGCAGGAGGAAATACTTTAACATGGAAAGAAAAAATAGACGAAAGCAGTCTGATTATATTGCTTATATCTTTGACGGTATCAGCATCGGTGTTTGCACTGGGAGATAAAGATCTTATGAAGCAGGTCGAGGAAAGAAAGAAACAGATGATTTTGGAATACCCGAATTTTGTTTCAAGACTTGTCCTTTATATGGGCAGTGGTATGTCAGTGAGAGGAGTTTTGACTAAATTTTCGGTTGAATATAAAAAGCATGTGCGAGAAGGAGGAAAGCGGAGCTTTTTGTATGAAGAAATATGCAAAAGCTGTAACGAAATCCAAAGTGGTGTACCTGAAATTCAGGTTTACGAGAGGCTGGGAGCAAGATGCGGATCACAGCAATATGCACGGTTGGTAACGCTTCTTTCTCAGAATCTAAAGAAAGGAAATTCGGAAATGATGCTCCTTCTTAGAGAGGAATCAGATAAAGCTACCATGGAGAGAATGTCATATGCAAGAAAGCTAGGGGAAGAAGCCGGTACAAAATTATTGGTACCAATGGTAATGATGCTATTTATTGTAATGGTCGTGATAATGGTACCGGCATACCTGTCATTTTAA
- a CDS encoding Flp1 family type IVb pilin — protein MKSIITNKVTLLGAQARYFAMRAKEKIKDLIRDEDGMGTVEVILIIVVLIGLVIIFKKEIDGLVKEIFNTINTDAAKITG, from the coding sequence ATGAAATCAATTATTACAAACAAAGTAACTTTATTAGGAGCACAGGCAAGGTATTTCGCAATGCGTGCAAAGGAAAAAATCAAAGATCTTATCAGGGATGAAGACGGAATGGGAACGGTAGAAGTTATATTGATCATCGTTGTGCTTATCGGTCTTGTAATCATATTTAAAAAGGAGATAGACGGCCTTGTTAAAGAAATCTTTAATACAATCAATACGGATGCGGCTAAAATTACAGGCTGA